A genomic stretch from Bosea sp. F3-2 includes:
- a CDS encoding DUF3572 domain-containing protein: MAPRLTTEDAETLALRALGFLAAEPERIEPFLAATGLGPANLRSAASEPGFLAAVLDHISGSDSLLLEFAENLRLNPEIVGEARRLLAGPEPDDFS, translated from the coding sequence ATGGCACCAAGACTGACGACCGAGGATGCAGAGACACTGGCGTTGCGCGCCCTCGGCTTCCTGGCCGCCGAACCGGAACGGATCGAGCCTTTCCTCGCCGCAACCGGCCTCGGCCCGGCCAATCTGCGCTCCGCGGCGAGCGAACCGGGCTTCCTCGCGGCGGTGCTCGACCATATCTCAGGAAGCGATTCGCTCCTGCTAGAGTTTGCCGAAAATTTAAGGCTGAATCCGGAAATCGTCGGCGAGGCGCGCCGCCTGCTCGCCGGGCCGGAGCCGGACGACTTCTCTTGA
- a CDS encoding DNA polymerase IV, which yields MTAHPLALRSLCRDCLADHEAAGPLRRCPTCGSPRLIRHAERDALSLAHIDCDAFYATIEKRDDPSLQDKPVIVGGGKRGVVSTCCYIARTYGVRSAMPMFKALKACPEAVVVKPNMAKYVSVGREVRQMMRELTPLVEPLSIDEAFLDLAGTERLHHASPAVTLARFAKRIEAELGITISVGLSYAKFLAKVASDLDKPRGFSIIGRGEAVAFLADKPVSLIPGMGPASVSKLAEGGFKLIGDLREAPVEKLFRIAGKDGPRLKNLANGVDPRKVTPERETKSVSSETTLDVDLSAFEELEPILWRLCEKTSKRLKAQELASRTITLKLKTADFHIITRATRLPEPTQLAARLFTAGRDLLKRECNGPRYRLIGIGTSDFSPPEQADHGDLADTATPRLKAMEGALDKLRARFGDEAIGKGLSLRLPQRRSSEPAISRKLPEEEDPDA from the coding sequence TTGACCGCGCATCCCCTCGCGCTGCGCAGCCTGTGCCGCGACTGCCTGGCGGATCACGAGGCGGCGGGGCCGCTCCGGCGCTGCCCGACCTGCGGCTCGCCGCGCCTGATCCGCCACGCCGAGCGCGATGCCTTGAGCCTCGCCCATATCGACTGCGACGCCTTCTACGCCACAATCGAGAAGCGCGACGATCCGAGCCTGCAGGACAAGCCGGTGATCGTCGGCGGCGGCAAGCGCGGCGTGGTCTCGACCTGCTGCTACATCGCCCGCACCTACGGGGTGCGCTCGGCCATGCCGATGTTCAAGGCGCTGAAGGCCTGCCCCGAGGCGGTGGTGGTCAAGCCGAACATGGCGAAGTACGTCAGCGTCGGCCGCGAGGTCCGGCAGATGATGCGCGAGTTGACGCCGCTGGTCGAACCGCTCTCGATCGACGAGGCCTTTCTCGATCTTGCAGGCACGGAGCGTCTCCACCACGCCAGCCCGGCCGTGACGCTGGCGCGCTTCGCCAAACGTATCGAAGCCGAACTCGGCATCACCATCTCGGTCGGCCTGTCCTACGCCAAGTTCCTGGCGAAGGTCGCCTCCGACCTCGACAAGCCGCGGGGCTTCTCGATCATCGGCCGTGGCGAGGCGGTCGCCTTCCTCGCCGACAAGCCGGTCAGCCTGATCCCCGGCATGGGGCCTGCAAGCGTCTCGAAGCTGGCGGAAGGCGGGTTCAAGCTGATTGGCGACCTGCGCGAGGCTCCGGTCGAGAAGCTCTTCCGCATCGCGGGTAAGGACGGCCCGCGGCTCAAGAACCTCGCGAACGGCGTCGATCCACGCAAGGTCACGCCCGAGCGCGAGACCAAGAGCGTCTCGAGCGAAACCACGCTCGACGTCGATCTCTCAGCCTTTGAGGAGCTGGAGCCGATCCTGTGGCGGCTCTGCGAGAAGACCTCGAAGCGGCTGAAGGCGCAGGAGCTCGCCAGCCGGACCATCACGCTGAAGCTGAAGACGGCCGACTTCCACATCATCACCCGCGCCACGCGGCTGCCCGAGCCGACGCAACTCGCCGCCCGGCTCTTCACCGCCGGGCGCGACCTGCTGAAACGCGAATGCAACGGACCGCGCTACCGGTTGATCGGCATCGGCACGAGCGATTTCAGCCCACCCGAGCAAGCGGACCATGGCGACCTTGCCGATACCGCGACGCCGCGTCTCAAGGCGATGGAAGGCGCGCTCGACAAGCTGCGCGCCCGCTTCGGCGACGAGGCGATCGGCAAGGGGCTGAGCCTCAGGCTCCCGCAGCGCCGATCGTCCGAGCCGGCTATTTCGCGCAAGCTTCCTGAGGAAGAAGATCCAGACGCGTGA
- a CDS encoding cell envelope integrity EipB family protein → MNDISLRLAAHASQVGIATLMLAAGPAWAQANAAQPAPDRVVLAPHRAVYDLVLDNAKPSGNIETAKGRIAFEFTGDACEGYALSFRQVTQLGTEAGPRVIDARTTSFEAGDGASYRFKTESSSGGATPETVDGTAEKNSGGYEVKLRQPKAETHRDGADALFPNAQMKAVIQAARAGKHTLNVRLYDGANSGKEVYDTLSVIGKRIEGEPSEKPLQRSEFEKIARWPVTISYFKVGSGESTPSYSISFELYDNGVTGAIKLDYGSFALRGTLTRLDLLPQEACAK, encoded by the coding sequence ATGAACGACATAAGCTTGAGGCTCGCGGCCCATGCGAGCCAGGTCGGTATCGCAACCCTGATGCTGGCCGCAGGGCCGGCCTGGGCGCAGGCAAATGCGGCGCAGCCCGCTCCGGACCGGGTGGTGCTCGCGCCGCATCGCGCGGTCTACGACCTCGTCCTCGACAATGCCAAGCCTTCAGGCAACATCGAGACGGCCAAGGGCCGCATCGCCTTCGAGTTCACCGGCGACGCCTGCGAGGGCTATGCCCTGTCCTTCCGCCAGGTCACACAGCTCGGCACTGAAGCAGGGCCACGGGTCATCGATGCGCGCACGACCAGCTTCGAGGCGGGGGATGGCGCAAGCTATCGCTTCAAGACCGAAAGCTCCTCGGGCGGCGCCACGCCCGAGACCGTCGACGGTACCGCCGAGAAAAACAGCGGCGGCTATGAGGTGAAATTGCGCCAGCCCAAGGCCGAAACCCATCGTGACGGCGCCGATGCGCTCTTCCCGAATGCTCAGATGAAGGCGGTGATCCAGGCTGCGCGTGCCGGCAAGCATACGCTCAACGTGCGACTCTATGACGGCGCGAACTCCGGCAAGGAGGTCTACGACACGCTTTCGGTCATCGGAAAACGCATCGAGGGCGAGCCGTCCGAAAAACCGCTGCAGCGCTCCGAATTCGAGAAGATCGCGCGTTGGCCGGTCACGATCTCGTATTTCAAGGTCGGCTCGGGCGAATCGACGCCGTCCTATTCGATCTCCTTCGAGCTCTACGACAACGGCGTCACCGGCGCGATCAAGCTCGACTATGGCAGCTTTGCGCTGCGCGGCACGCTCACGCGTCTGGATCTTCTTCCTCAGGAAGCTTGCGCGAAATAG
- a CDS encoding RidA family protein, which yields MNVVETRLAELGITLPSPAAPVANYVPYVITGNLLVISGQICFGLDGKLSDKHKGKLGAEIFNEAGLEAARLCAINVLAQAKAALDGDLGRIVRCVRLGGFINAAPHFAALPAIMNGASDLMVEVLGDSGRHARSTVGVAELPADAAVEVEAMFEII from the coding sequence ATGAACGTCGTCGAAACACGCCTCGCCGAACTCGGAATCACCCTGCCGAGCCCGGCCGCTCCCGTCGCCAACTACGTGCCCTATGTCATCACCGGCAACCTGCTGGTCATCTCCGGCCAGATCTGCTTCGGGCTCGACGGCAAGCTCTCCGACAAGCACAAGGGCAAGCTGGGCGCCGAGATCTTCAACGAGGCCGGGCTCGAGGCTGCGCGGCTGTGCGCGATCAACGTGCTCGCCCAGGCCAAGGCGGCGCTCGATGGCGATCTCGGCCGGATCGTGCGCTGCGTGCGCCTCGGCGGTTTCATCAACGCCGCCCCGCATTTCGCGGCGCTCCCGGCGATCATGAACGGCGCCTCCGATCTCATGGTCGAAGTGCTCGGCGACAGCGGCCGCCATGCCCGCTCGACCGTGGGCGTAGCCGAGCTGCCGGCCGATGCCGCCGTCGAAGTCGAGGCGATGTTCGAGATCATCTGA
- a CDS encoding glycerophosphodiester phosphodiesterase family protein, with protein sequence MTQASNTTTRPELGWLIARPIAHRGLHDLAAGVIENSASAAEAAIAGGFGIECDVQLTADGEAVVFHDFMLDRLTAESGAVVERKADALSAITLKGSGDRILTLSAFLDLIGGRVPLIIEIKSRFDGNLALTRRTVEIVRGYKDHPIVIKSFDPDIVTALREIAPEIPRGIVAMNAYDYGDYDSLSPARKHALANLLHFTQSRPHFLSWKVADLESAAPYLCRNALGLPLMSWTVRTPEERQRAATFADQMVFEGFRP encoded by the coding sequence ATGACTCAGGCTTCCAACACGACCACCCGGCCCGAACTGGGCTGGCTGATTGCCCGGCCGATCGCTCACCGCGGCCTGCATGATCTCGCCGCCGGCGTCATCGAGAACAGCGCCTCGGCCGCCGAGGCCGCCATCGCCGGCGGCTTCGGCATCGAATGCGACGTCCAGCTCACCGCCGACGGCGAAGCGGTCGTGTTCCACGATTTCATGCTCGATCGGCTGACGGCTGAGAGCGGCGCCGTCGTCGAGCGCAAGGCCGATGCGCTCTCCGCCATCACGCTCAAGGGCAGCGGCGACCGCATCCTGACCTTGTCGGCCTTCCTCGACCTGATCGGCGGGCGCGTCCCCCTCATCATCGAGATCAAGAGCCGCTTCGACGGCAATCTCGCCCTGACGCGCCGGACCGTGGAGATCGTCCGGGGCTACAAGGACCATCCGATCGTGATCAAATCCTTCGATCCCGATATCGTGACCGCCCTGCGCGAGATCGCGCCGGAGATTCCGCGCGGCATCGTGGCGATGAATGCCTATGATTACGGCGACTACGACAGCCTCTCGCCGGCCCGGAAGCATGCCCTCGCCAATCTGCTGCATTTCACCCAAAGCCGGCCGCACTTCCTCTCCTGGAAGGTCGCGGATCTGGAGAGCGCGGCGCCCTATCTCTGCCGCAACGCGCTCGGGCTGCCGCTGATGAGCTGGACCGTGCGCACGCCGGAGGAGCGGCAGCGGGCCGCGACCTTCGCCGACCAGATGGTCTTCGAGGGCTTTCGTCCTTGA
- a CDS encoding GNAT family N-acetyltransferase → MSKREGDDLIVRVATSLKAVPAGAWNACANPHALQGAMSAPCPADADSGIDRDNPFVSHEFLTALEESGCTGGRSGWSPAYLLVEDGAGELLAAAPSFLKSHSQGEYVFDHGWADAYERAGGRYYPKLQVAAPFTPATGPRLLVADGPRADEARMALIAGLEALRAQTQSSSVHVTFAQEPDIAALKQAGYLERNDLQFHWQNERFGSYDDFLATLASRKRKALKRERREALSAGITIEALSGRDLTEAVWDDFFAFYQDTGSRKWGRPYLNRAFFSRVGAAMGERIVLMMAKRAGRYIAGAINFRGANTLYGRNWGCIEDHPFLHFEVCYHQAIDYAIAHGLARVEAGAQGEHKLARGYRPVVTHSLHHIADPGLRRPVAAYLTQEREQIAAAQAALAAETPFRKTGSNDD, encoded by the coding sequence TTGAGCAAACGCGAGGGCGACGATCTCATCGTTCGCGTCGCGACCTCGCTCAAGGCCGTCCCGGCAGGCGCGTGGAATGCCTGCGCCAACCCTCATGCCCTGCAGGGCGCCATGTCGGCGCCTTGCCCCGCCGATGCGGATAGCGGCATCGACCGGGACAACCCCTTCGTCAGCCACGAATTCCTGACGGCGCTGGAGGAAAGCGGCTGCACCGGTGGGCGCAGCGGCTGGTCGCCGGCCTATCTCCTCGTCGAGGATGGCGCGGGCGAATTGCTGGCCGCCGCGCCGAGCTTCCTCAAGAGCCACAGCCAGGGCGAATATGTCTTCGACCATGGCTGGGCCGATGCCTATGAACGCGCCGGCGGGCGCTACTATCCCAAGCTCCAGGTCGCCGCGCCCTTCACCCCGGCCACGGGGCCGCGCCTGCTCGTCGCCGACGGACCACGCGCCGACGAAGCGCGAATGGCGCTGATCGCCGGGCTGGAGGCGCTGCGGGCGCAGACACAATCCTCATCGGTGCATGTCACATTCGCGCAGGAGCCGGATATCGCTGCGCTGAAGCAGGCCGGCTATCTCGAGCGCAACGACCTGCAGTTCCATTGGCAGAACGAGCGCTTCGGCAGCTATGACGACTTCCTGGCCACACTGGCCTCGCGCAAGCGCAAGGCGCTGAAGCGCGAGCGGCGCGAGGCGCTCTCGGCCGGCATCACCATCGAGGCGCTCTCGGGCCGCGACCTGACCGAGGCGGTCTGGGACGATTTCTTCGCCTTCTATCAGGACACCGGCTCGCGCAAATGGGGCCGGCCCTATCTCAATCGCGCATTCTTCTCGCGCGTCGGCGCGGCGATGGGCGAACGCATCGTGCTGATGATGGCGAAGCGCGCCGGGCGCTACATCGCCGGCGCGATCAATTTCCGGGGAGCGAACACCCTCTACGGCCGCAACTGGGGCTGCATCGAGGACCATCCCTTCCTGCATTTCGAGGTCTGCTACCATCAGGCTATCGACTATGCGATCGCGCATGGGCTTGCCCGCGTCGAGGCCGGAGCGCAGGGCGAGCACAAGCTGGCGCGCGGCTATCGGCCCGTCGTCACCCACTCCCTGCATCATATCGCCGACCCCGGGCTGCGCCGGCCGGTCGCGGCCTATCTGACGCAGGAGCGCGAGCAGATCGCCGCCGCGCAGGCCGCGCTTGCAGCGGAAACTCCGTTTCGCAAGACGGGATCGAATGATGACTGA
- a CDS encoding 2'-5' RNA ligase family protein produces the protein MTFAAAADQPVFCQDGELGYRRSLTDFSAPLQLDESYRLAHLPLVAPEHPGVIPRREGKFYEMGRHPRVFSLVLPVDDAALQASPGFRALEDELRTAPLADKIAWEILPKRRDKLHATVCGSLGIEEPPAVAQATRDALGGIEPFSVELRGLFSGNVNRGRLYLAAYPEKRDGANMLQTVQAAFGRAPSDLWLVGLYNLKDDLDAAETAVLDGIVTRWWNRPLLRFTATALQVMSAGDDLVLDGAVEQTLPLGA, from the coding sequence GTGACGTTCGCAGCAGCGGCAGATCAGCCGGTCTTTTGCCAAGATGGCGAACTCGGCTATCGGCGCAGCCTCACCGATTTCTCCGCACCGCTCCAGCTCGATGAAAGCTACAGGCTGGCGCATCTGCCGCTGGTCGCTCCAGAGCATCCGGGTGTGATCCCCCGGCGCGAGGGCAAGTTCTATGAAATGGGCCGGCATCCGCGCGTGTTCTCGCTGGTGCTGCCGGTTGACGATGCCGCCCTGCAGGCTTCGCCTGGCTTTCGCGCCTTGGAAGACGAGCTCAGGACGGCGCCCCTCGCCGACAAGATCGCCTGGGAGATCCTGCCGAAGCGGCGCGACAAGCTGCACGCCACGGTCTGCGGCTCGCTCGGGATTGAGGAACCGCCTGCGGTCGCGCAGGCCACGCGCGACGCGCTCGGCGGGATCGAGCCCTTCTCCGTCGAATTGCGCGGATTGTTCTCCGGCAACGTCAACCGCGGCCGGCTCTACCTCGCCGCCTATCCCGAGAAGCGCGATGGCGCGAATATGCTGCAGACGGTGCAGGCTGCCTTCGGGCGCGCTCCCAGCGATCTCTGGCTCGTTGGCCTGTATAATCTCAAGGATGATCTCGATGCCGCCGAGACGGCGGTGCTGGATGGCATCGTCACGCGCTGGTGGAACCGGCCGCTGCTGCGTTTCACCGCAACGGCGCTGCAGGTGATGAGCGCCGGTGACGACCTCGTTCTCGATGGCGCCGTCGAGCAGACATTGCCGCTGGGCGCCTGA
- a CDS encoding HIT domain-containing protein, translating to MTAYDPSNIFAKILRGELPAHTVYEDAETIAIMDIMPRAEGHVLVLPKTACRNVFDAPVEVLSAVALTTQKLARAVRAAFAAQGVTIQQFNEPAGGQVVFHLHVHVMPRFDGVALRPPMGAMEKNEVLASNAEKIREALKKI from the coding sequence ATGACCGCCTATGATCCGTCCAACATCTTCGCCAAGATCCTGCGCGGCGAGCTGCCCGCCCACACCGTCTATGAGGATGCCGAGACGATCGCGATCATGGACATCATGCCGCGCGCCGAAGGGCATGTGCTGGTGCTCCCGAAGACCGCCTGCCGCAATGTCTTCGACGCGCCGGTCGAGGTGCTGAGTGCCGTCGCGCTGACGACCCAGAAGCTGGCGCGCGCCGTCAGGGCCGCCTTCGCCGCCCAGGGCGTCACGATCCAGCAGTTCAACGAGCCCGCCGGCGGCCAGGTCGTCTTCCACCTCCATGTCCACGTCATGCCGCGCTTCGACGGCGTGGCGCTGCGCCCGCCTATGGGCGCGATGGAGAAGAACGAGGTGCTCGCCAGCAATGCCGAGAAAATTCGCGAGGCCCTGAAAAAAATCTGA
- a CDS encoding carboxymuconolactone decarboxylase family protein, with translation MSQRLNAFQVAPGAIEALLKTQNYVNESGLEHSLLELVKMRASQINACAYCLHMHAMDARKAGESEARLYLLDAWHESELYTPREKAALGWTEALTRLSEGSPSDEAFAELRAHFSEKECVDLSLSISTINAWNRLNAGFRSRHPADRPRKTEAAA, from the coding sequence ATGAGCCAACGCCTCAATGCCTTCCAGGTCGCCCCCGGTGCGATCGAAGCGCTGCTAAAGACGCAGAATTACGTCAATGAGAGCGGGCTGGAGCACAGCCTGCTCGAGCTGGTTAAGATGCGGGCGTCGCAGATCAATGCCTGCGCCTACTGCCTGCACATGCACGCGATGGATGCCCGCAAGGCGGGCGAGAGCGAGGCGCGGCTCTACCTGCTCGACGCCTGGCACGAATCCGAGCTCTACACGCCGCGCGAGAAGGCCGCCCTCGGCTGGACCGAGGCGCTGACCCGTCTTTCGGAAGGCAGCCCGAGCGACGAAGCCTTCGCGGAGCTGCGCGCTCATTTCAGCGAGAAGGAATGCGTCGACCTCTCGCTATCGATCTCGACGATCAACGCCTGGAACCGGCTCAATGCCGGCTTCCGCTCGCGCCATCCGGCCGATCGTCCGCGCAAGACCGAGGCTGCCGCCTGA
- a CDS encoding carboxymuconolactone decarboxylase family protein translates to MNKRLNPYTTAPEIMKPLMALEATVADSGLEHSLIELVKMRASQINGCAYCLHMHSADARKAGESEARLYLLSAWHESELYTPRERAALAWTEALTLLSQTHAPDADYEEALRHFSGEEMVKLTLLIGTINVWNRIAVGFRSHHPNDRAPKVEAA, encoded by the coding sequence ATGAACAAGCGTCTCAACCCCTATACAACCGCCCCCGAGATAATGAAGCCGCTGATGGCGCTCGAAGCCACGGTCGCGGATTCCGGCCTTGAGCACAGCCTGATCGAGCTGGTGAAGATGCGGGCGTCGCAGATCAATGGCTGCGCCTATTGCCTGCACATGCACTCGGCCGATGCCCGCAAGGCCGGCGAGAGCGAAGCGCGGCTCTATCTGCTGAGCGCCTGGCACGAATCCGAGCTCTACACCCCACGCGAGCGCGCCGCGCTGGCCTGGACCGAGGCGCTGACGCTGCTGTCGCAGACCCATGCGCCCGACGCCGATTACGAAGAGGCCTTGCGCCATTTCAGCGGGGAGGAGATGGTCAAGCTCACGCTGCTGATCGGCACGATCAATGTCTGGAACCGGATCGCGGTCGGCTTCCGCTCGCATCATCCGAACGACAGGGCGCCCAAGGTCGAGGCCGCATAG
- a CDS encoding sigma-70 family RNA polymerase sigma factor — MTDVTAAGFETHRSYLTRLAYRMLGSLSDAEDVVQDAWLRWHDSAPEALANPRAWLGRVVTRLCLDLMKSARRRRETYVGAWLPEPLIEEIGGTASSDEGLDVPYVLQLALERLSPLERAAFLLHDVFDLPFSEIAETLGRSETACRQLVSRARRHARQEGPRHPLSPDEARRYAVAFFEAAHSTDPTALKGLLAQDAVLHGDGGGKASSVLNPIFGSEKIGRFFAGLARKPQQQGFVPRYEPMLINGMPGYISMETDTAQAVVLDIRDGQVQAIYVIRNPDKLSPVRERLKAGRG; from the coding sequence ATGACGGACGTCACTGCCGCCGGCTTCGAGACCCACCGGTCCTATCTGACCCGCCTCGCCTACCGCATGCTCGGCTCGCTCAGCGATGCCGAGGATGTGGTGCAGGACGCCTGGCTGCGCTGGCACGACTCCGCGCCGGAAGCGCTGGCGAATCCACGGGCCTGGCTTGGGCGCGTGGTGACGCGGCTCTGCCTCGACCTGATGAAATCGGCCAGGCGGCGGCGCGAGACCTATGTCGGCGCCTGGCTGCCGGAGCCGTTGATCGAGGAGATCGGCGGCACCGCGAGCAGCGATGAGGGCCTCGACGTTCCCTATGTGCTCCAGCTCGCGCTGGAGCGGCTGTCTCCGCTCGAACGCGCCGCCTTCCTGCTGCACGACGTGTTCGACCTGCCCTTCTCCGAGATCGCCGAGACGCTCGGGCGCAGCGAGACGGCCTGCCGGCAGCTCGTCTCGCGGGCGCGCCGGCATGCGCGGCAGGAGGGCCCGCGCCACCCGCTCTCTCCCGATGAGGCGCGGCGCTATGCCGTCGCCTTCTTCGAAGCGGCGCACAGCACCGATCCGACGGCCCTGAAGGGCTTGCTGGCGCAGGATGCGGTGCTGCATGGCGATGGCGGCGGCAAGGCGAGCTCGGTGCTCAACCCGATCTTCGGCAGCGAGAAGATCGGCCGCTTCTTCGCCGGCCTCGCCCGCAAGCCGCAGCAGCAGGGTTTCGTCCCGCGCTACGAGCCGATGCTGATCAACGGCATGCCCGGCTACATCAGCATGGAAACCGACACCGCCCAGGCAGTCGTTCTCGACATCCGCGACGGGCAGGTCCAGGCGATCTACGTCATTCGCAACCCGGACAAGCTCAGCCCTGTGCGGGAGCGGCTCAAGGCGGGCAGAGGCTAA
- a CDS encoding AzlD domain-containing protein: MTQPIALLDGPLWPYLALLLFAVLPTEIWRWLAVGFARGLKADSPLLEWVRAVATALLAGIVAKLIVSPPGALAYAPLFVRVAALAAAVAVMAVSRRRMMLAVLVGEVVLIGGVWLFGAA; the protein is encoded by the coding sequence ATGACCCAGCCGATCGCCCTGCTCGACGGGCCGCTCTGGCCCTATCTCGCACTCTTGCTTTTCGCGGTGCTGCCGACTGAGATCTGGCGCTGGCTCGCCGTCGGCTTCGCGCGTGGGCTTAAAGCCGACTCGCCGCTGCTCGAATGGGTGAGGGCGGTCGCGACGGCGCTGCTCGCCGGTATCGTCGCCAAGTTGATAGTCTCGCCGCCGGGCGCGCTGGCCTATGCACCGCTGTTCGTGCGCGTCGCTGCGCTCGCTGCTGCCGTGGCCGTGATGGCCGTGAGCCGGCGCCGGATGATGCTGGCCGTTCTCGTTGGCGAGGTCGTGCTGATCGGCGGCGTCTGGCTGTTCGGGGCAGCTTAG
- a CDS encoding AzlC family ABC transporter permease: protein MSVSADWSWQRVALAGMRDALLLPAWIVGFGLIGIGSLARDVGYPVDVAVLSTILVWAGPSQVLFFASIAAGAAWSAIAIAIAFASLRFLPMTMAILPLLRRPGQSIWQQLFLSHYVAVTAWTEGLRRLPGIPVHQRVAYFLGFANTCMAVSSVGTFAGYYLLGALPVPFAAGLLCLTPIFFLVSLTAGLRHRSDVTALVLGLALAPVCERFIGGGFDLIVAGLIAGSIAFMIGRKRKAAK, encoded by the coding sequence ATGAGCGTATCCGCCGACTGGAGCTGGCAGCGCGTCGCGCTGGCCGGCATGCGCGATGCGCTGCTGCTTCCGGCCTGGATCGTCGGCTTCGGGCTGATCGGCATCGGCTCCCTGGCCCGCGACGTCGGATACCCGGTCGATGTCGCGGTGCTCTCGACCATCCTGGTCTGGGCCGGCCCTTCGCAGGTGCTGTTCTTCGCCTCCATTGCCGCCGGTGCCGCCTGGAGCGCGATCGCGATTGCGATCGCCTTCGCCTCGCTGCGCTTCCTGCCGATGACGATGGCGATCCTGCCGCTGCTGCGCCGGCCCGGCCAGAGCATCTGGCAGCAGCTCTTTCTTTCGCACTACGTCGCAGTGACGGCCTGGACCGAGGGGCTGCGCCGGCTGCCGGGCATCCCGGTGCATCAGCGCGTGGCCTATTTCCTCGGCTTCGCCAACACCTGCATGGCGGTGAGCTCGGTCGGGACTTTCGCCGGTTACTATCTGCTCGGCGCCTTGCCCGTCCCCTTCGCCGCCGGGCTGCTCTGCCTGACGCCGATCTTCTTCCTGGTCTCTCTGACGGCTGGCTTGCGCCATCGCAGCGACGTCACGGCACTGGTGCTGGGGCTGGCGCTCGCGCCGGTCTGCGAGCGCTTCATCGGTGGTGGCTTCGATCTCATCGTAGCCGGACTCATTGCCGGCAGCATCGCCTTCATGATCGGCCGCAAGCGCAAGGCGGCCAAATGA